Genomic window ([Empedobacter] haloabium):
ACCGCGCCGCCGATCGCCATGCCGAGGATCTTGCGCCAGTTACGCCGGAAAAAGCCCTTCAGCTTGGAGCTGTACGACCCGTCCTCGGAATTGCTCATGTCGTTGCTGGCTTCCGTGTCGTCAGCCGAATTGACGTCGTCCAGATTGCTGATGTCGTCGTCCGCGGGCAGGTCGCCGGAAAACTCCAGCGTGTCGCTGGTGCCTTCGACCGCGTCGGCTGCCTCGGTCGAGCCGCTTTCGATGGCTTCCCCGGACGCTTCGGCCGCCGGTCCCAGCGCGCCGCCGATGGCCGCGCCGATGACGGCAAAGGCCACGCCTTCGATGATGCCGCTGATGATGTTGCTCCACTTTTCGCCCGACGATTCCGTCACCGTCACCGACAGGGATGGCGTGCCGACCACGCAGGCCTGGAAGTGTTTGTTCGCATCCATGTACAGCTCGCATTCAGAGTTGTACACCATGTGCACCGTGTAACCGCCGTCGTTCCAGGGAAAATTGAGATCGACAAAGCTCAGCCTGAGCGTGGTGGCGGTCGCCGTCAGCGTGAAGTTGTTCGGCTCGAGCGCGGCGCCCGTGATGGTCACCGTGTCGCTGCCGTCCTTGTTCGAGGTCTCGAAGTTCTGGAAGGTGATGCGATTGACGTTGGTGATCGTCGAACCGTCGTCGCCGATGGAAAAATCCGTATCGGTGGCATTCAGGAACAGCTTTTCAATGCCGGGCAACAGTATCTTCCTCAGGAAGCGCTCCTGCGAAATCAGGAAGCCGCTGTTGCATCCCTGCGGAATCACGTTGGGAGAGACGTCATGGCCGAGATTGGCGCCGGGGCGGTTTTCCGTCATTGCCATGACGGCGAAGACATAATCGTCCGGCGCCGCGTTCTCCGGATTGTTGATGCCGTAGCCGACATGGGTGGGCGCCAGCCATTGGAACTGGTCCTTGTCGGCCACGGCGCCCAGGTCGATGGCGGCGAAGGTGTGATTGAAACTGCCGAGGTTAGCCAGCAGCCACTGTTCCAGCACGTCGCTGACGGCGTCGTGCGCTTCCTGGCCGGATGTCAGGGTCACGCTCAGGACGGACACCACCGGCTGGGTTTGCGGGTCAGTGGTGCTGGTCTTCACCTTCAGCTGGTTGGTGGCGCCGCCGCTGACCTTGCCCGAACCGCCCTGGCCGGGCTGGGGAATGTAGTCCATCGATACCTGGATCACGGCGGTGCCGCTGAAGTCGATCGCGGTGGGCGGGGCCGACTGGGCCGTGGCGGTGCCCGACACCGGCAGCGACAGCTCGGCCAGCGAACCGCTGCCGCCGCTCAGCTGCCACGCGCCGAACTGCCCGCTCACCGCGATGGCCGGCCCGCTGAAGGCGCCGCCGGGCTTGGTTCCGTCGAAGCCGGGCGGCGAGGACTTCTGGTTCCGGATCGCCTTGTTCGCATTGGCGAAATTGATCGCGAATACGGTGTCCCAATTGTTGGTCGATGCCACGCCGGCCGATGGCGGCGTGGGATTATCCTTGCAAAGCGCGGTACTGGCCATGGATGACGCTCCCTCTGCGGAAATGGCGATTGGCGGCGCGGCGAGTCCGGTCAGGCGATCGTCGCGTACAACATCAGGCAGTCGTTCAACTCGGCCGTCTGTATCCGGACGCGTTCCAGGCCGGCCCAGCGTACCGTCGACGCCGGCGCGGCGGCCAGCTTGCCGGCCAGGCCCGTACCGGACAGGGTGTCGCCGACAGCGTTCTCGACGGCCTTCAGCACGATGGCGATGATGGCTGCGCCCAGCGCGCCGAGACCGATCAGATAGTCGTACCAGGGCACGTCGCTGTCCGAACTGGACTGGGGATTCGGGTCCGGTTGGAACGAGAACGTCTGCCCGACCGGATCGAAGGCCAGAACGTTATTGGTCGTGGTGGAAAACGTCATCTGCGCATTGGGCAAGTGCAGGCCGCAGTGGCCGGACGCGGCAGTTCTCAGTGCATTTGAATTGATCGCGATCCTCAGCGTATCCACGGTCGGGGTATAGCCGATCGCACCGACGGTGACAGAAGGGAGGTCGAAACCGGTGGCCAGCGTTATCTGGCCGGCGGCGCACTGGAAGTTGGATGGACTGGTGCCGGGGAAGGTCGCCGGCAAACCCGGCAGGATTGCGTTTTGCATGAACATGTCGCCCGATATCGCCAGCACCAGCGGGGAGTTCGATCCGGTCATGGCCGAATCGATATTGGTTGCCAGCTGGGAAATATCGCGATCGGTGGTGACGCTGAATATCGCCAGATAGCCCTGCGCCGAGCCCGCCGGCGTGTGGTAGCTGTAGGCCGATTGTTTCGGCAGCAGCCAGGTCGCGGTATTTGGGTCGATCACGCCGGTCTGGGCGAAAACAAACGTGATCTTGTCCTTATTATCGAGCAGCACATTGGCCACCCCGGT
Coding sequences:
- a CDS encoding TULIP family P47-like protein, with amino-acid sequence MASTALCKDNPTPPSAGVASTNNWDTVFAINFANANKAIRNQKSSPPGFDGTKPGGAFSGPAIAVSGQFGAWQLSGGSGSLAELSLPVSGTATAQSAPPTAIDFSGTAVIQVSMDYIPQPGQGGSGKVSGGATNQLKVKTSTTDPQTQPVVSVLSVTLTSGQEAHDAVSDVLEQWLLANLGSFNHTFAAIDLGAVADKDQFQWLAPTHVGYGINNPENAAPDDYVFAVMAMTENRPGANLGHDVSPNVIPQGCNSGFLISQERFLRKILLPGIEKLFLNATDTDFSIGDDGSTITNVNRITFQNFETSNKDGSDTVTITGAALEPNNFTLTATATTLRLSFVDLNFPWNDGGYTVHMVYNSECELYMDANKHFQACVVGTPSLSVTVTESSGEKWSNIISGIIEGVAFAVIGAAIGGALGPAAEASGEAIESGSTEAADAVEGTSDTLEFSGDLPADDDISNLDDVNSADDTEASNDMSNSEDGSYSSKLKGFFRRNWRKILGMAIGGAVGAVTAKLPDILEAYSENDLAKMPTLDEFADYSIAPVAWPGQTGYTLVSMALNESLQMGLNVSIAD
- a CDS encoding TULIP family P47-like protein, whose protein sequence is MNTFGWDTISVVNIDQVNRQLTQRLSELLMTFDTSWDDAFAGKFAAQGNFGPWSITGGDASDIHLTLPITNGTIRPVTPAQGAAVDISGMSVTLEVNLAWVPSAVAPGAHDLCFALNAVTPAGAARRPGDIYFMGASDPHDTGKGRELGTGVANVLLDNKDKITFVFAQTGVIDPNTATWLLPKQSAYSYHTPAGSAQGYLAIFSVTTDRDISQLATNIDSAMTGSNSPLVLAISGDMFMQNAILPGLPATFPGTSPSNFQCAAGQITLATGFDLPSVTVGAIGYTPTVDTLRIAINSNALRTAASGHCGLHLPNAQMTFSTTTNNVLAFDPVGQTFSFQPDPNPQSSSDSDVPWYDYLIGLGALGAAIIAIVLKAVENAVGDTLSGTGLAGKLAAAPASTVRWAGLERVRIQTAELNDCLMLYATIA